Proteins encoded together in one Perognathus longimembris pacificus isolate PPM17 chromosome 8, ASM2315922v1, whole genome shotgun sequence window:
- the LOC125356034 gene encoding cytochrome c oxidase assembly factor 5: protein MPRYYEDKPEGGACAGVREDLGACLLRSDCVLQDGKSPRQCLKEGYCRALQYSFFECKRSMLDARSRFRGRKGY from the exons ATGCCGCGCTATTACGAGGACAAGCCCGAGGGCGGCGCGTGCGCGGGCGTGCGGGAGGACCTGGGCGCCTGCCTGCTGCGGTCGGACTGCGTGCTCCAG GATGGAAAATCCCCTCGGCAGTGTCTGAAGGAAGGCTACTGCAGAGCTTTACAGTATTCATTTTTTGAGTGTAAAAGGTCAATG TTGGATGCCAGATCAAGattcagaggaagaaaaggatatTGA